A window from Chryseobacterium vaccae encodes these proteins:
- a CDS encoding FtsL-like putative cell division protein, whose amino-acid sequence MAKRTTNRPQKRLTFIDIIKGNFLNRDEIKIHYKYFLLLFILMMAMIYSNHLVNKKIKIVNALKEETEEYKSRNAYAQSKLIKVKMESELGKEVARDSLMTLENHPHKLLIKLDSTDAKTK is encoded by the coding sequence TTGGCAAAAAGAACAACAAATCGCCCCCAGAAAAGACTCACTTTTATAGACATTATAAAAGGAAATTTTCTGAACCGTGATGAAATCAAAATACATTACAAGTATTTTCTGTTGTTGTTCATCCTGATGATGGCCATGATTTATAGCAACCATCTCGTCAACAAAAAAATTAAAATTGTTAATGCTTTAAAAGAAGAAACAGAAGAATATAAATCAAGAAACGCTTACGCCCAGAGTAAGCTGATCAAAGTAAAAATGGAATCGGAGCTGGGGAAAGAAGTAGCAAGGGATTCTTTAATGACCCTTGAAAATCATCCTCACAAACTGCTAATTAAACTAGACAGTACAGATGCAAAAACAAAATGA
- the mraZ gene encoding division/cell wall cluster transcriptional repressor MraZ, translating into MKNFIGTYECKIDDKGRLKVPSSLIKQMENFDDKAFVVKRSVFQPCLEVYPMNAWDKLMGKINKLNRFIKKNADFIRMFTAGVKTVELDNAGRLQISKDLVTFANLQKDTVITSAGELFEIWDKEAYEKVIATNEADFASLAEDVMGSFDEE; encoded by the coding sequence ATGAAAAATTTCATTGGGACATATGAGTGTAAAATTGACGACAAAGGCCGCTTAAAAGTTCCTTCATCTTTAATCAAACAGATGGAAAACTTCGACGATAAGGCGTTTGTAGTCAAGAGATCTGTGTTCCAACCCTGCCTGGAAGTTTACCCAATGAATGCATGGGACAAACTGATGGGCAAAATAAATAAATTAAACAGATTCATTAAAAAGAATGCTGATTTCATACGAATGTTTACGGCAGGCGTAAAAACAGTAGAACTGGATAATGCAGGAAGGCTTCAGATCTCTAAAGACCTGGTAACCTTTGCAAACCTTCAGAAAGATACTGTAATTACCAGCGCAGGAGAGCTTTTCGAAATTTGGGATAAAGAAGCCTATGAAAAGGTGATCGCAACCAACGAAGCCGATTTTGCCAGCCTTGCTGAAGATGTGATGGGCTCTTTCGATGAAGAATAA
- the mraY gene encoding phospho-N-acetylmuramoyl-pentapeptide-transferase: MLYYLYEYLTSHGIHIPGLGMLKYISFRAGIAVLFSLVIALVYGKRVINYLRTKQMGELVRDLGLDGQKQKEGTPTMGGLIIILATIIPVLLFTRITNVYIVLLLVSMLWMGAIGFLDDYLKKIKKNKDGLSGKFKVVGQVGLGLIVGITMYFHPDITVKRKYADAKVVNRNNVEQNFMPTEKITVSTVPFAKNNEFDYSGILFWMNDKDAHEWAWIVFIPIVIFIVTAVSNGANITDGIDGLAAGTSVVILLTLALFAYLSGNIIFADYLNIMFLPNMGETTIFAVAMVGAVIGFFWYNTYPAQVFMGDTGSLMLGGVIAVLAIILRKELLIPVLCGIFLIENLSVMLQVIVFKYRKKKYGLEYAQNNRLFRMSPLHHHYQKEGFHESKIVNRMIIIGVILAIICLITLKMR, translated from the coding sequence ATGCTATACTATCTATACGAATACTTAACCAGCCATGGAATCCATATCCCCGGATTAGGAATGTTGAAATACATTTCCTTCCGTGCAGGGATCGCCGTGCTTTTTTCTCTGGTCATTGCTCTGGTTTACGGAAAAAGAGTAATCAACTACCTGAGAACGAAACAAATGGGTGAACTGGTACGCGATCTTGGATTAGACGGGCAAAAGCAGAAAGAAGGAACCCCTACCATGGGAGGACTAATCATCATTCTGGCAACCATCATTCCGGTCCTACTATTTACAAGGATCACTAACGTCTACATTGTTCTCCTGCTGGTTTCTATGTTATGGATGGGTGCAATCGGTTTTCTGGATGATTATTTAAAGAAAATCAAAAAAAATAAAGACGGTCTGAGCGGTAAATTTAAAGTAGTCGGACAGGTGGGACTGGGACTGATTGTCGGAATCACCATGTATTTCCATCCGGACATTACCGTTAAAAGAAAATATGCCGATGCAAAAGTAGTGAACCGGAACAATGTAGAACAAAACTTTATGCCTACAGAAAAAATTACAGTCTCTACCGTTCCTTTTGCTAAAAATAATGAATTCGATTACAGCGGAATTCTGTTCTGGATGAATGATAAAGATGCCCATGAGTGGGCATGGATTGTCTTTATTCCTATTGTTATCTTCATTGTAACCGCCGTATCCAACGGAGCCAACATTACAGACGGTATAGACGGTCTTGCCGCAGGAACCAGTGTAGTCATACTGCTCACCCTTGCATTGTTCGCCTACCTTTCCGGGAACATTATCTTCGCAGATTATCTCAACATCATGTTCCTTCCGAATATGGGAGAAACCACCATTTTTGCAGTAGCCATGGTAGGTGCCGTAATTGGCTTTTTCTGGTACAATACCTATCCTGCACAGGTTTTTATGGGAGATACCGGAAGTTTAATGCTGGGAGGCGTAATTGCCGTTCTGGCCATTATCCTGAGAAAAGAATTACTGATTCCTGTTTTATGCGGAATTTTCTTAATCGAAAACCTATCCGTGATGCTTCAGGTAATCGTTTTCAAATACAGAAAGAAAAAATATGGGCTGGAATATGCCCAAAACAATAGACTGTTCAGAATGTCACCATTACACCACCACTATCAGAAAGAAGGTTTCCACGAAAGTAAAATCGTGAACCGTATGATTATTATTGGAGTAATACTGGCTATTATATGTCTGATCACACTGAAAATGAGATAA
- a CDS encoding UDP-N-acetylmuramoyl-L-alanyl-D-glutamate--2,6-diaminopimelate ligase, producing the protein MIITELVNRIPVTAIHGNSSREVTELVFDSRKATENSLYIAIKGTVSDGHSFISSAIEKGAATIVCEELPEVLAENITYIQVKDSSKALGHLASNFYGNPSRKLKLVGVTGTNGKTSVSTLLFDVFKNMGYDSALLSTVEIRIGEEIIPATHTTPDVITINKILAEAVEKGCEFAFMEVSSHGIAQNRIEGLHFKVAGFTNLTHDHLDYHKTFGEYLKTKKRFFDELEGTAVAITNVDDKNGNVMLQNTKAKKKSYALKTMADYHGKLLEVDFNGMLLNFNGKEFWTTLTGKFNVYNLLLVFGIAEELGFEQDEVLQAVSKLKRVSGRFETFRSDGGIFFIVDYAHTPDALENILDSINDIRTKNERLITVFGCGGDRDHSKRPEMGNIATKKSTLAIITSDNPRTEDPAQIIKEIEAGVEPQNFSKYTSIPDRKEAIKMAIKFAEPKDIVLVAGKGHETYQEINGVKHHFDDKETINELWKLMSK; encoded by the coding sequence ATGATAATAACAGAATTAGTAAACAGAATCCCGGTAACAGCAATTCATGGCAACAGCAGCCGTGAAGTTACCGAATTGGTGTTTGACAGTAGAAAAGCTACAGAAAACTCCCTTTATATTGCAATAAAAGGAACTGTTTCTGATGGCCACTCTTTCATTTCCTCAGCAATTGAAAAAGGAGCCGCAACAATTGTCTGCGAAGAACTTCCGGAAGTATTGGCAGAAAATATAACCTATATACAGGTAAAAGATTCATCCAAAGCTTTAGGACATCTCGCTTCTAATTTCTATGGAAACCCTTCCAGAAAATTAAAACTGGTAGGAGTTACAGGAACCAACGGAAAAACATCTGTCTCTACCCTGCTTTTTGATGTTTTCAAAAATATGGGCTATGATTCTGCCTTACTTTCAACAGTTGAGATCAGAATAGGAGAAGAAATCATTCCCGCCACCCATACCACTCCGGATGTGATCACCATCAATAAAATTCTGGCTGAAGCAGTGGAAAAAGGATGTGAATTTGCTTTTATGGAAGTAAGTTCCCACGGGATTGCACAAAACAGAATCGAAGGATTGCACTTCAAAGTGGCAGGATTTACCAATCTTACCCACGATCATTTAGATTATCATAAAACCTTTGGCGAATATCTTAAAACCAAAAAAAGATTTTTCGACGAACTGGAAGGTACAGCCGTTGCCATTACCAATGTTGATGACAAAAACGGAAATGTGATGCTTCAGAACACCAAAGCAAAGAAAAAATCTTATGCTTTGAAAACGATGGCAGATTACCATGGAAAGCTTCTTGAAGTTGATTTTAACGGAATGCTTTTAAATTTCAACGGAAAAGAATTCTGGACAACGCTGACCGGAAAATTCAATGTCTATAACCTTCTTTTGGTTTTCGGAATCGCAGAAGAACTGGGTTTTGAGCAGGATGAAGTTCTTCAGGCTGTAAGTAAATTAAAAAGAGTTTCCGGAAGATTTGAAACATTCAGATCAGATGGCGGAATTTTCTTCATTGTAGATTATGCCCACACACCAGATGCCTTAGAAAACATTCTGGACAGCATCAACGATATCAGAACCAAAAATGAAAGACTTATCACTGTTTTTGGATGCGGAGGTGACAGAGACCACTCGAAAAGACCTGAAATGGGAAATATTGCCACCAAAAAATCAACACTGGCGATTATCACTTCAGACAATCCGAGAACAGAAGATCCCGCGCAGATCATCAAAGAAATTGAAGCAGGCGTTGAACCTCAGAACTTCAGCAAATACACTTCAATTCCAGACAGAAAAGAAGCCATCAAAATGGCTATAAAATTTGCAGAACCGAAAGATATTGTTCTCGTAGCCGGAAAAGGACACGAAACCTATCAGGAAATCAATGGTGTAAAACATCATTTTGACGATAAAGAAACGATTAATGAACTTTGGAAATTAATGAGTAAATAG
- the murD gene encoding UDP-N-acetylmuramoyl-L-alanine--D-glutamate ligase, with protein MKIVVLGGGESGCGAAYLAKKQGLEVFLSDKGAIKDHYKQFLTENEIEFEEGNHNEERILNADWIVKSPGIPKKAEIIHKIHEKGIRLSSEIEFASEFTNAKIIAITGSNGKTTTTSLIYYILKNDGLNVGLGGNIGYSFARQVADENHEYYVLEVSSFQLDDIQNFRPYISLLLNLSQDHLDQYNYNYEEYALAKFRIAENQENDNFFIYNKDDEMSKNILEKLEIRAKMIPFSTKEKLAEGGFINEDKIEVKMKDEFTMKIDELSLLGNHNVANSLAASIAGKILEINNDSIRNSLMTFQAVEHRLEFVTEIEGVKYINDSKATNVNATYYALESMKTPTVWIVGGLDKGNDYSEIEDLVKRKVKAIVCLGIDNQKIIDFFKNKKEFIYDTSSMEEAVRISKSLAKNGDTVLLSPCCASFDLFKSYEDRGKQFKEQVLKANGH; from the coding sequence ATGAAAATAGTTGTTTTAGGAGGAGGAGAAAGCGGATGTGGTGCTGCTTATTTGGCTAAAAAACAAGGTCTGGAAGTTTTTCTTTCAGACAAGGGAGCTATTAAGGATCACTACAAACAGTTTCTGACTGAAAATGAAATTGAATTTGAAGAAGGAAATCACAACGAAGAAAGAATTTTAAACGCAGACTGGATTGTAAAAAGCCCGGGAATTCCCAAAAAGGCAGAAATCATCCATAAAATTCATGAGAAAGGAATCAGACTTTCCTCTGAAATAGAATTTGCGTCAGAATTCACCAATGCTAAAATTATCGCCATCACCGGAAGTAACGGAAAAACCACCACAACTTCCCTGATCTATTATATCCTGAAAAATGACGGATTGAATGTAGGCTTAGGCGGAAACATTGGCTACAGCTTTGCCAGACAGGTTGCTGATGAAAACCATGAATATTATGTCCTGGAAGTAAGCTCTTTCCAATTAGATGATATTCAGAACTTCAGACCTTATATTTCCCTTCTATTGAACCTGTCTCAGGATCACCTGGATCAGTACAACTACAACTATGAGGAATATGCATTGGCTAAATTCCGAATCGCTGAAAATCAGGAAAATGACAATTTCTTCATCTACAATAAAGATGATGAAATGAGCAAAAATATTCTTGAAAAACTGGAGATCAGAGCCAAAATGATCCCTTTTTCAACCAAGGAAAAACTGGCAGAAGGAGGTTTTATCAATGAAGATAAAATTGAAGTTAAGATGAAAGATGAGTTCACCATGAAAATTGATGAACTTTCACTTCTCGGAAACCACAATGTTGCCAACAGTTTAGCCGCATCTATTGCAGGTAAAATACTGGAAATCAACAATGACAGCATCAGAAATTCCCTGATGACTTTCCAAGCAGTAGAACACAGGCTGGAATTTGTAACTGAAATTGAAGGAGTAAAATACATCAACGACAGTAAGGCAACCAACGTAAACGCCACCTATTACGCTTTAGAAAGTATGAAAACGCCTACCGTATGGATTGTAGGAGGACTGGATAAAGGAAACGACTACTCAGAAATTGAGGATCTGGTGAAAAGAAAGGTAAAAGCCATTGTCTGCCTTGGAATAGACAACCAGAAGATCATAGACTTCTTTAAAAACAAAAAAGAATTCATCTACGATACTTCAAGCATGGAAGAAGCCGTAAGAATATCAAAATCTCTGGCAAAGAACGGAGATACCGTTTTACTTTCCCCATGTTGCGCAAGTTTTGATCTTTTCAAAAGCTATGAAGACAGAGGAAAACAATTTAAAGAACAGGTATTAAAAGCCAATGGCCATTAG
- the murG gene encoding undecaprenyldiphospho-muramoylpentapeptide beta-N-acetylglucosaminyltransferase, which translates to MNKKLKVVLSGGGTGGHIFPAIAIADEIRKRFPDTEFLFIGANGKMEMEKVPQAGYKIEGIDIAGIDRGNLLSNLGLPFKILKSLSRSKKIIKSFAPDFAVGTGGFASGPALYEASKMGIPIFIQEQNAHAGVTNKILSKKAKAVFTAYPKVEGFPAEKIKFLGNPIRENIVTGMTETALAKEKMGISKDKLTILSVGGSLGSRTLNNAWKSHLNDIINKDYQLIWQTGKLDYQNIIEETKDVDTRNIQIREFIKDMELAYSAADIIVSRAGAIAISELAVAKKPVLLVPFPFAAEDHQTKNAMNLVEKNAARMVKDSEMQEKFWNTLSEICESENLRKEMSDNLEYFAKPDAAKQIVDEIMKKL; encoded by the coding sequence ATGAACAAAAAATTAAAAGTAGTATTATCCGGCGGCGGAACAGGAGGACACATCTTCCCGGCAATCGCCATTGCAGACGAAATCAGAAAAAGATTTCCTGATACAGAATTTTTGTTCATCGGAGCCAACGGAAAAATGGAAATGGAAAAAGTTCCTCAGGCCGGCTATAAAATTGAAGGAATTGATATCGCCGGAATAGACAGAGGGAACCTTTTATCCAATCTGGGCCTGCCTTTCAAAATTCTGAAAAGCCTGTCCAGATCCAAAAAAATCATTAAAAGTTTTGCTCCGGATTTTGCTGTCGGAACAGGTGGTTTTGCCAGCGGTCCGGCCTTATATGAAGCAAGCAAAATGGGAATCCCAATCTTTATTCAGGAACAGAATGCCCACGCAGGAGTAACCAATAAGATTCTGAGCAAGAAAGCAAAGGCCGTATTTACAGCCTATCCGAAAGTAGAAGGCTTCCCAGCAGAAAAAATAAAATTCCTGGGTAACCCGATTCGTGAGAATATCGTTACCGGAATGACGGAAACCGCTCTTGCCAAAGAAAAAATGGGAATAAGCAAAGATAAGCTGACCATCCTTTCCGTAGGCGGATCTTTGGGCTCCAGAACATTAAATAATGCCTGGAAATCGCATTTAAATGACATCATAAACAAAGACTATCAGCTGATCTGGCAAACAGGAAAACTCGATTATCAAAATATTATTGAAGAGACAAAAGATGTTGATACCCGAAATATCCAGATACGTGAATTCATTAAAGACATGGAACTGGCCTATTCCGCAGCAGATATTATTGTTTCGAGAGCCGGAGCCATTGCCATCTCAGAACTGGCCGTAGCAAAAAAACCGGTTCTGTTGGTCCCTTTCCCGTTTGCGGCAGAAGACCACCAGACCAAAAATGCCATGAATCTGGTTGAAAAAAATGCAGCCAGAATGGTAAAAGACTCTGAAATGCAGGAGAAATTCTGGAACACCTTATCAGAGATTTGCGAAAGCGAAAATTTAAGAAAAGAAATGTCTGACAATCTGGAATATTTTGCCAAGCCTGATGCCGCAAAACAGATTGTAGACGAAATAATGAAAAAGTTGTAG
- a CDS encoding FtsW/RodA/SpoVE family cell cycle protein, translated as MDEQNTESRFEFLKGDKVLWMVILVISIFSIFPVYSASSNLEYIVNNGTTTGHVIKHMFFVVLGLGIMRLVGTVKYEYIGKLSSILLGLMIVLLIVTMFTGQTIDGASASRWLKIPGTPISFQPSSFAFLMLIIYLCRYLTKKITRERLPIENIMYIFGPILLVFVLVAKDNGSTALMILMVSVVVLIIGQLHWKYIAGFISASFVAIVFFLLIALNTNMIGGNRVHTWMSRIETFTSSKAKTADVDDESVKAKNYQVMQAKAAIVHGGITGMGPGKSALKQMLPQSASDFIFAVIVEEYGLIGAAFLISLYLIMMIRIVMIASKMPAFFGSLLVLSLGVMIFIQLSVNIAVAVNLIPVTGQPLPLISYGGTSMLVTYLQLGIILNISSRIQIYDEEGMGKKQSIAEINDIA; from the coding sequence ATGGACGAACAGAACACAGAAAGCAGATTTGAATTTCTAAAGGGCGATAAAGTACTTTGGATGGTCATTCTTGTGATTTCCATTTTCTCTATCTTCCCTGTATATTCTGCAAGTTCAAATCTCGAATACATTGTCAATAACGGGACCACCACCGGTCACGTTATCAAGCATATGTTCTTTGTAGTCTTAGGTCTTGGAATCATGAGACTGGTAGGAACCGTAAAATATGAATACATCGGAAAACTCAGCAGCATCCTGCTGGGCCTGATGATTGTTCTATTGATCGTTACCATGTTTACGGGCCAAACCATCGACGGAGCCAGTGCTTCCAGATGGCTTAAAATTCCCGGAACTCCAATTTCATTCCAACCGTCATCATTCGCCTTTTTAATGCTGATTATTTACCTGTGCAGATATTTAACAAAGAAAATAACCAGAGAAAGACTCCCGATAGAAAATATCATGTACATTTTCGGGCCAATTCTTCTTGTATTTGTACTGGTAGCCAAGGATAACGGTTCAACCGCTTTGATGATTCTAATGGTTTCCGTAGTGGTTCTCATCATAGGACAGCTTCACTGGAAATACATTGCCGGATTTATCTCCGCATCATTTGTAGCCATTGTCTTCTTCCTGCTGATTGCACTGAATACCAACATGATCGGAGGAAACCGTGTACATACCTGGATGAGCCGTATCGAAACATTTACCTCCAGCAAGGCCAAAACAGCTGACGTAGATGACGAAAGCGTAAAAGCAAAAAACTATCAGGTAATGCAGGCTAAAGCAGCCATCGTTCATGGTGGAATTACCGGAATGGGGCCAGGAAAAAGCGCACTGAAACAAATGCTTCCCCAGTCTGCCTCCGACTTTATCTTCGCCGTTATCGTAGAAGAATACGGATTGATAGGTGCCGCCTTTCTGATAAGCCTCTATTTGATTATGATGATCCGGATTGTCATGATAGCCAGTAAAATGCCCGCCTTTTTTGGGTCGCTGCTGGTGCTCAGTCTCGGGGTAATGATCTTCATACAGCTCTCAGTAAATATAGCCGTTGCCGTCAACCTGATTCCAGTAACCGGACAGCCGCTGCCACTTATCAGCTACGGAGGAACCTCAATGCTGGTAACCTACCTTCAGCTGGGAATTATTTTAAATATAAGCTCAAGAATACAGATCTACGATGAAGAAGGAATGGGCAAAAAACAAAGCATAGCAGAAATTAACGATATCGCATAA
- the rsmH gene encoding 16S rRNA (cytosine(1402)-N(4))-methyltransferase RsmH, giving the protein MYHNPVLLKQSVDDLVTNPDGIYVDCTFGGGGHSREILNRLSDKGRLFSFDQDLDALKNAIDDPRFTLVNQNFRFLENSLLMYGVPQVDGILADLGVSSHQFDEAERGFSTRSDAPLDMRMNVMQNLDAKRVINEYGEEELADIFYHYGELREARKLAREIVHHRKTKIINTTEDLKRLFSYIPPHKVNKFYAQLFQAIRIEVNQELEVLKEMLVQAYNVLKPEGRLVVISYHSLEDRLVKRFLKNGMFEGEPERDIYGNYKKAFELLKSKAVIPDSEEIEENSRARSAKMRTGIKI; this is encoded by the coding sequence ATGTACCATAACCCCGTTTTATTAAAGCAGAGTGTTGATGATTTGGTGACGAATCCGGACGGAATATACGTGGACTGCACTTTTGGAGGCGGAGGCCACTCCAGGGAAATCCTGAACAGGCTTTCGGACAAAGGAAGATTGTTCAGTTTTGATCAGGATCTTGATGCTCTTAAAAATGCAATTGATGATCCCAGATTTACACTGGTAAACCAGAATTTCAGATTTCTGGAAAACTCCCTGCTGATGTATGGAGTTCCTCAGGTAGACGGAATCCTGGCAGACTTAGGCGTTTCATCCCATCAGTTTGATGAGGCAGAAAGAGGATTTTCAACAAGAAGTGATGCCCCTCTGGACATGAGAATGAACGTGATGCAGAATCTTGATGCTAAACGGGTGATTAATGAATACGGAGAAGAAGAGCTTGCTGACATTTTCTACCACTACGGAGAACTGAGAGAAGCAAGAAAGCTGGCGAGAGAAATCGTTCATCACAGAAAAACGAAGATCATCAATACCACGGAAGACCTGAAAAGGCTATTCAGCTACATTCCGCCCCATAAGGTTAATAAATTCTATGCCCAGCTTTTCCAGGCCATAAGAATTGAAGTAAATCAGGAGCTGGAGGTTTTAAAAGAAATGCTCGTTCAGGCCTACAACGTTCTGAAACCGGAAGGAAGACTGGTCGTTATTTCTTACCATTCATTAGAAGACCGTCTGGTAAAAAGATTCTTAAAGAACGGAATGTTTGAAGGTGAACCGGAAAGAGACATCTACGGAAATTATAAAAAAGCATTTGAGCTTCTGAAAAGTAAAGCGGTTATCCCAGACAGTGAGGAAATCGAAGAAAATTCCAGAGCCCGAAGTGCTAAAATGAGAACAGGAATTAAAATATAA
- a CDS encoding penicillin-binding transpeptidase domain-containing protein: protein MQKQNEYDNKRKKTLRWGYLFAVAALCVFVMFLTRIVILQNTNVQEIKDDYINKNYREATLKAARGNLFASDGSILATTVMRYDIYLDFKTMKDSVYTNNIGALTDSLSKMFGKSRGEFRQKFDEQKKKKNQYYTLVKGLDFDQYDRIRNFPIFKKGKNKGGFIVDRNYKRELATSEIGAGTIGMDNGELKSGLEGAFSKYLTGTDGKRLEQRINSSQWKPIDYWKVKEPVDGEDVYTTLDLRIQDIAHSALEKQLINYEAKHGTVIVMEVETGKVRALVNLKRTESGEYEDSYNYALKDNIEPGSTFKTISLLAAMDDGFIDENTTVNVGNGVWVYAKQRISDGHGGGTYDISDVLAKSSNVGTAKLITKYYAEKPQIFLDHLKRWKLFDKMDIELPGITKPKILTPQHSRWNAATLASISFGYSSNINLLQLTTFYNGVANGGKMVKPLFIDKIMKDGKVMYSAKPEVMVNKMASEKAIKMMTSALTKAVEKGTGRSIFTPNLKMAGKTGTARFEYWLPGPMKYRASFAGFYPADSPKYTCYVMVSEPNTAKGFYGGAVSAPVFKEIAGKTFLKTPQNIEKEMLVDKRVDLSKMVEPNVKVAVNDKQMPNVVGLIGKNVIPQLENLGYRVDYKGVGRIKEQFPLEGTTISKNQRIYLSLQN, encoded by the coding sequence ATGCAAAAACAAAATGAATACGACAACAAACGTAAAAAAACGTTAAGGTGGGGCTATCTCTTCGCAGTGGCAGCTCTGTGCGTATTCGTAATGTTTCTTACAAGGATTGTAATCCTGCAAAACACTAACGTTCAGGAAATTAAAGACGATTACATTAATAAAAATTATCGCGAAGCAACCCTGAAAGCTGCCCGCGGAAACCTTTTCGCCTCAGACGGTTCTATTCTGGCTACCACCGTAATGCGTTATGACATCTATCTTGATTTTAAAACTATGAAAGACAGTGTCTACACCAACAATATTGGGGCACTTACTGATTCTTTGAGCAAAATGTTTGGAAAATCCAGAGGAGAATTCAGACAGAAATTTGATGAGCAGAAAAAGAAAAAAAACCAATACTATACCTTAGTAAAAGGGCTAGATTTCGACCAGTACGACAGAATCCGAAACTTTCCGATCTTCAAAAAAGGAAAAAATAAAGGAGGATTTATCGTTGACAGAAACTACAAAAGGGAATTAGCCACTTCAGAAATCGGAGCCGGAACCATCGGGATGGATAACGGTGAATTAAAATCCGGACTGGAAGGTGCTTTCTCCAAATACCTGACCGGAACCGACGGAAAAAGACTGGAGCAGAGAATCAATTCCTCTCAATGGAAACCAATTGATTACTGGAAAGTTAAGGAGCCTGTAGACGGAGAAGACGTATATACAACCCTGGACCTTAGAATTCAGGATATTGCACACTCCGCGTTAGAAAAACAGCTTATCAATTACGAAGCAAAGCACGGAACCGTGATCGTGATGGAGGTAGAAACCGGAAAAGTACGCGCGCTTGTCAACCTAAAAAGAACAGAATCAGGCGAATATGAAGACTCTTACAACTACGCCTTAAAAGATAACATCGAACCCGGTTCCACCTTTAAAACCATCTCTCTGCTTGCCGCAATGGATGACGGCTTTATTGATGAAAACACCACAGTAAACGTAGGAAACGGAGTATGGGTTTATGCCAAACAAAGAATTTCAGACGGCCACGGTGGAGGAACCTACGACATCAGTGATGTTCTTGCAAAATCCAGTAATGTGGGTACCGCAAAACTGATCACAAAATACTATGCAGAAAAACCACAGATATTTCTGGATCATCTGAAACGCTGGAAATTATTCGATAAAATGGATATCGAACTGCCGGGAATCACAAAGCCTAAAATCCTGACCCCGCAGCACTCGAGATGGAACGCTGCTACCCTGGCCTCCATTTCTTTCGGGTACTCCTCAAATATCAATCTACTACAGTTAACAACTTTCTATAATGGGGTTGCTAATGGTGGTAAAATGGTGAAGCCACTTTTCATTGACAAGATCATGAAAGACGGAAAAGTAATGTACAGCGCCAAGCCGGAAGTAATGGTCAACAAAATGGCTTCCGAAAAAGCAATTAAAATGATGACCAGCGCTCTGACCAAAGCCGTAGAAAAAGGAACCGGACGAAGCATCTTCACCCCGAACCTTAAAATGGCCGGAAAAACAGGAACGGCAAGATTTGAATATTGGCTTCCTGGTCCAATGAAATACCGTGCTTCATTCGCTGGTTTCTATCCCGCGGATAGTCCGAAGTACACCTGCTATGTAATGGTCAGCGAACCCAATACAGCAAAAGGATTTTATGGAGGAGCCGTTTCTGCACCCGTATTTAAGGAAATCGCAGGAAAAACATTCCTGAAAACACCACAGAATATTGAAAAAGAAATGCTGGTAGACAAAAGGGTAGACCTAAGCAAAATGGTTGAACCTAACGTCAAAGTAGCAGTTAATGATAAACAAATGCCTAACGTAGTAGGACTTATTGGTAAAAATGTAATTCCACAACTGGAAAACTTAGGATACCGTGTCGATTACAAAGGAGTTGGAAGGATCAAAGAGCAATTCCCACTGGAAGGTACTACGATCAGCAAGAACCAGAGAATTTATTTATCGCTGCAGAATTAA